A genomic segment from Malus domestica chromosome 05, GDT2T_hap1 encodes:
- the LOC114824987 gene encoding tetrahydroberberine oxidase-like — MGKELFWAIRGGGGLNFGVILAWKLRLVPVPPIVTGYMESKTIEQGATKLVSKWQAIADRMPQQYFLRLVIQAANGTGTNGGKTIQVMFNFVAFETVEKLLPWMQENFPELNLDQSTFTEMSWIESALYVANLPINESQVLLQRTQQSRVFFKNKSDFVTEPISEVALEGLWKAMLELDSLQLMLTPYGGRMSEIYDWEIPFPHRKGNLFEIQYVDNWVDDKETEEHIRGVRSVYEYMTPYVSKSPRAAYLNYRDLDLGRNKDANTSYAEASAWGLKYFKNNFRRLVQIKTSVDPDNFFRDEQSIPVLQSAKK; from the coding sequence ATGGGAAAAGAACTCTTTTGGGCAATTCGAGGTGGCGGAGGCTTAAACTTCGGAGTCATCCTGGCCTGGAAACTTAGATTGGTTCCTGTTCCTCCAATTGTAACAGGCTACATGGAATCGAAGACCATTGAACAAGGTGCAACCAAACTTGTTTCCAAATGGCAAGCTATAGCTGATAGGATGCCTCAACAGTACTTCCTGCGTTTGGTTATCCAAGCTGCAAATGGAACTGgtacaaatggtggaaaaaCTATTCAAGTTATGTTCAATTTCGTGGCTTTTGAGACTGTTGAGAAACTTCTCCCTTGGATGCAAGAAAATTTCCCTGAGTTAAATTTAGACCAGTCCACCTTCACTGAAATGAGTTGGATTGAGTCCGCTCTATACGTTGCTAACCTCCCGATAAACGAATCACAAGTTCTGCTTCAGCGGACTCAACAATCGAGGGTATTCTTCAAAAACAAATCAGATTTTGTTACTGAGCCTATTTCAGAAGTTGCCTTAGAAGGTTTATGGAAAGCAATGCTTGAATTGGATTCATTACAGTTGATGCTGACACCTTACGGTGGAAGAATGAGTGAGATTTATGATTGGGAAATTCCTTTCCCACATAGAAAAGGAAATTTGTTTGAGATCCAGTATGTCGACAATTGGGTTGATGACAAAGAAACTGAGGAACATATTAGAGGGGTGAGAAGTGTGTATGAGTACATGACACCATATGTTTCAAAGTCCCCAAGAGCTGCCTATTTGAATTATAGGGATCTTGACTTGGGGAGGAACAAGGATGCTAATACAAGCTATGCAGAAGCAAGCGCTTGGGGATTGAAGTATTTCAAGAATAACTTTAGGAGACTTGTTCAAATAAAGACTTCAGTCGATCCTGATAATTTCTTTAGAGATGAACAAAGCATCCCGGTGTTACAGTCTGCGAAGAAATAG
- the LOC139196259 gene encoding uncharacterized protein, with product MRNLQVVGGIKKLNNKNYNTWATCMESYLQGQDFWAVIGNNEVTQLDEDTSSTLRKWKIKASKTMFALKTTVEDDMLEHIRKAKTPKEAWDTFATLFSKMIDTRLQLLENELLSVAQKDMTIAEYFHKVKFICREISELDPSAATV from the coding sequence ATGAGAAATCTTCAAGTTGTTGGAGGAATCAAGAAGTTgaacaacaaaaattacaacacATGGGCAACATGTATGGAGTCTTACCTACAAGGCCAAGATTTTTGGGCTGTCATCGGCAATAATGAAGTTACGCAACTGGATGAAGACACCAGCAGCACTTTGCGGAAGTGGAAGATCAAGGCAAGTAAAACTATGTTTGCCTTAAAAACCACAGTTGAAGACGACATGTTGGAGCACATACGGAAGGCCAAGACACCAAAAGAAGCGTGGGATACCTTCGCCACACTCTTTTCAAAGATGATTGATACAAGACTACAACTTCTCGAGAATGAGTTGTTATCGGTGGCCCAAAAAGACATGACGATTGCAGAATATTTCCACAAGGTAAAGTTTATTTGCCGTGAAATCTCTGAATTAGATCCTAGTGCTGCCACTGTATAA